The Gemmatimonadota bacterium genome includes a window with the following:
- a CDS encoding LL-diaminopimelate aminotransferase has protein sequence MASINANYDKLAAGYLFPEIARRTQTFLDAHPEVSVMRLGIGNTTEPLTRSVIAGLHDAVDQMARVETYRGYADGGEGEPEMREALAKRYAKYGVDLDASEVFVSDGAKSDSANIQSIFGMDNVIAVQDPAYPVYVDSNVIAGRTGEAVDDQYEGLVYMPCTEENGFMPEVPDKKVDLIYICSPNNPTGAVATRAQLQAFVDYAREHRAVIIYDAAYAGYISDADLPRTVYEVEGAKSCAIEINSFSKDTGFTGVRLGWTIVPMDLVVEDAEAGKLNTLWGRRQNTFFNGASNIVQLGALSVFTEEGERECQEMIAYYMENARIIRAGLRGIGLTVFGGVHAPYLWLKTPNSMSSWDFFDKLLSEAHVVGTPGSGFGPAGEGYFRLSSFGHREDVERAVASIQANLKI, from the coding sequence ATGGCGAGTATTAATGCAAATTATGACAAATTGGCTGCGGGATATTTGTTTCCCGAGATTGCGCGGCGGACGCAGACATTTCTCGATGCACATCCAGAGGTGTCCGTGATGCGGTTGGGTATTGGCAATACGACCGAGCCGCTGACGAGGAGCGTGATTGCCGGTTTGCACGATGCGGTGGATCAGATGGCGCGTGTAGAGACGTATCGCGGCTATGCCGATGGCGGAGAGGGCGAGCCTGAGATGCGAGAGGCGCTGGCGAAGCGCTATGCAAAGTACGGGGTGGATCTCGATGCGTCTGAGGTTTTTGTGAGTGATGGCGCCAAGTCGGATTCGGCGAATATCCAGTCGATTTTTGGTATGGATAATGTGATTGCCGTGCAGGATCCGGCATATCCGGTATATGTGGATAGCAATGTGATTGCCGGGCGGACGGGCGAGGCGGTGGACGATCAGTACGAGGGACTGGTTTATATGCCGTGTACGGAAGAGAATGGTTTTATGCCCGAGGTGCCAGATAAAAAGGTGGATTTGATCTATATTTGCAGCCCGAATAATCCTACGGGTGCTGTGGCAACCCGAGCGCAGCTTCAGGCGTTTGTGGATTATGCGAGGGAACACAGGGCGGTGATTATTTACGATGCGGCTTATGCGGGATATATTTCGGATGCGGATTTGCCGAGGACTGTTTACGAGGTTGAGGGGGCAAAGTCCTGCGCGATTGAGATCAATAGTTTTTCCAAAGATACCGGGTTTACGGGTGTGCGCCTGGGGTGGACGATTGTGCCGATGGATCTGGTGGTAGAAGACGCAGAGGCGGGCAAGTTGAATACGCTGTGGGGCAGGCGTCAAAATACGTTTTTTAATGGTGCTTCGAATATTGTGCAGTTGGGTGCTTTGTCGGTGTTTACAGAAGAAGGCGAGCGAGAGTGCCAGGAGATGATTGCGTATTATATGGAGAATGCGCGCATTATTCGGGCGGGGCTGAGAGGTATTGGGCTGACGGTTTTTGGCGGTGTCCACGCGCCTTATTTGTGGCTTAAGACTCCGAATAGTATGTCGTCGTGGGACTTTTTTGACAAGTTGTTGTCAGAAGCCCATGTCGTGGGTACGCCGGGTTCGGGTTTTGGTCCTGCGGGCGAAGGTTATTTTCGTTTGAGTTCGTTTGGGCATCGAGAAGATGTCGAGCGGGCAGTGGCGAGTATTCAGGCGAATTTGAAGATTTGA
- a CDS encoding putative DNA binding domain-containing protein: MAELRFDITPFLDQDEGQHFDRKSLYEGEDGAKQSRNRRAVRDQVAEYVAGFANAEGGVLILGIEDDRTITGHQLPQDALNSILKTPSTRLKPAQPDGFIINVQGCELIVFDVPASDVPVQVIGNGFPLRMGDQTVQSSESQINTLKFEGMAESWESRQSSMTLADLDERLLERARQGAGLSALTDEEYLLKRKLADRRGRGIVLRNAAELLFARYGPDHPNAGVRLFRVIGTERYTGPEHNVEERPRCEGNLPAVILEIRTIISGLLRRPMRLVGSRFQESAEYPDFAWLEALLNAIAHRDYRVEGTCIEVWLFDDRMEVVSPGGLVGNLTTEALLTLKRVHHSRNPRMIRVLVDLGLARDQGEGIPRMFAEMEDAFLPRPDIDATNSSVTVTLRNTLTLNASDREFISALGDIELSRNEFRALLYTYRHDQIDNARLRALSGLDTLSASYLLRGLRDRDLLKLYSHGPNSYYTLTSLLTSQVGKYKSETGESRTNDGKFHTDGREFNADTGEFNADTGEFNADTGEFNTDTGEFNTDTGELPDDIKAAIDRLGRRPRRENLRPVIRAICDQGRWVTAATLARYLSLKQENLIAGHLGEMVQSKELERRFPDKPNHPRQAYRAVASQRP; encoded by the coding sequence ATGGCAGAATTACGATTCGACATCACGCCGTTTCTGGATCAAGATGAAGGCCAGCACTTTGATCGCAAGTCGTTGTATGAGGGAGAAGATGGTGCCAAACAGTCACGTAACCGCCGCGCCGTGCGAGATCAGGTTGCGGAATATGTGGCGGGCTTCGCCAATGCCGAAGGTGGCGTACTGATCCTGGGCATAGAGGATGACCGCACCATTACTGGACACCAGCTTCCGCAGGATGCCTTGAACAGTATCCTGAAGACCCCGAGCACTCGCTTGAAGCCCGCACAGCCCGATGGCTTTATTATAAATGTTCAAGGGTGCGAACTGATTGTTTTTGATGTGCCGGCTTCAGATGTTCCCGTTCAGGTAATCGGAAATGGCTTCCCGTTGCGAATGGGTGACCAGACCGTGCAATCCAGCGAGAGCCAAATCAATACGCTCAAGTTTGAAGGTATGGCGGAGAGTTGGGAAAGCCGACAATCATCAATGACTTTGGCTGATCTGGATGAACGACTGTTAGAACGCGCAAGACAAGGGGCGGGCTTATCTGCTTTGACTGATGAAGAATATTTGCTCAAGCGCAAATTGGCCGACCGTCGTGGGCGGGGGATAGTGCTTCGAAATGCTGCGGAGTTGCTCTTTGCCCGGTATGGACCGGACCATCCCAATGCTGGCGTTCGTCTATTTCGCGTTATTGGTACGGAGCGCTATACCGGACCCGAACACAATGTCGAAGAACGCCCGCGCTGCGAAGGCAACTTGCCTGCGGTCATATTGGAAATTCGCACTATCATCAGCGGTTTGTTGCGACGCCCTATGCGGCTCGTGGGGAGTCGCTTTCAGGAATCCGCCGAATATCCGGATTTCGCATGGCTGGAGGCGTTGCTCAATGCCATCGCGCACCGCGATTACAGGGTTGAAGGCACCTGCATAGAGGTCTGGTTATTCGATGATCGCATGGAAGTGGTCAGCCCGGGCGGGCTGGTCGGCAACTTGACTACAGAAGCGTTGCTCACGCTCAAGCGAGTCCATCACAGCCGCAATCCCCGCATGATCCGGGTGCTCGTAGATCTCGGTCTCGCACGCGACCAGGGCGAAGGTATCCCGCGTATGTTCGCAGAGATGGAAGACGCTTTTTTGCCAAGGCCAGATATAGATGCGACCAACAGCAGCGTCACAGTTACGCTTCGGAACACGCTTACTCTGAACGCCAGTGATAGAGAATTTATCTCGGCGCTCGGTGATATTGAGCTTTCTCGCAATGAGTTTCGGGCATTGCTTTACACTTATCGTCATGATCAGATAGACAATGCCAGGCTACGTGCTTTATCCGGTCTTGATACCTTGAGTGCCAGTTATCTTTTACGCGGTCTCCGAGACCGAGATTTGCTAAAGCTTTATTCCCATGGTCCCAACAGCTACTACACATTGACTTCTTTACTGACATCGCAAGTTGGGAAGTACAAATCAGAAACTGGAGAGTCCAGAACAAATGATGGAAAGTTCCACACGGATGGGAGGGAGTTCAATGCGGATACCGGGGAGTTCAATGCGGATACCGGGGAGTTCAATGCGGATACCGGGGAGTTCAATACGGATACCGGGGAGTTCAATACGGATACCGGGGAGCTTCCTGATGACATCAAGGCCGCTATTGATCGACTTGGTCGGCGACCGCGTCGAGAAAATCTACGCCCTGTCATTCGCGCGATATGCGATCAAGGGAGATGGGTAACTGCCGCTACACTCGCCCGCTACCTGAGCTTAAAACAAGAGAATCTAATAGCAGGGCACCTCGGGGAAATGGTGCAAAGTAAAGAACTTGAGCGACGCTTTCCGGATAAGCCCAACCACCCTCGCCAGGCTTACCGAGCCGTTGCTTCCCAACGCCCGTAG
- a CDS encoding putative DNA binding domain-containing protein: MNGQRSPEYLEGLLRELCALPYETEWVEFKEDNTDPQEIGEYLSALANSAALAGKAAAYLMWGVRDHDHAVVGTNFDPRSAKKGNEELENWLLRLLEPKIDFHFFSLSTEKGSVILTEINRASRHPVRFAGQEYIRVGSYKKKLRDHPEKERALWRIFDRVSFEEGIAAERLKDEDVLLKLDYPKYFDLLNVPLPDGHVAILDALQRDRLIALSEAGGFNITNLGAILFAKNLGDFPRLKRKAIRVIQYVGTGRIETLREYEYTKGYAAGFDELIGYIDAQLPANEVIGQARRKTVRAFPELAVRELVANMLIHQDFFATGAGPMVEIFEGRIEITNPGEPLVDTQRFLDSPPTSRNEVIASLMRRFRICEERGSGIDKVAIEVERYQLPAPIFEVPPNFTRVVLFAHKALSDMDKADRVRACYLHACLQYVNRDFLTNASLRVRFGVKENYRSVVSRYIREAVDASKLKAFDEQAARKMKKYLPFWA; encoded by the coding sequence ATGAACGGTCAACGTTCCCCCGAGTACCTGGAAGGTCTTCTCCGAGAGCTATGTGCTTTGCCGTACGAGACCGAGTGGGTAGAGTTTAAGGAAGACAACACTGACCCACAGGAGATAGGCGAGTATCTTTCTGCCCTTGCCAACTCGGCGGCACTTGCGGGCAAAGCTGCGGCTTATCTGATGTGGGGTGTGCGCGATCATGACCACGCAGTCGTGGGGACCAACTTCGATCCCAGGTCCGCTAAGAAGGGAAATGAGGAACTGGAAAATTGGCTATTGCGTTTGCTCGAACCGAAGATTGATTTTCATTTTTTTTCCTTGAGTACCGAGAAGGGGTCAGTCATCCTGACGGAAATTAACCGTGCTTCGCGGCATCCGGTACGCTTTGCCGGTCAGGAATATATCCGTGTGGGTAGCTATAAGAAAAAGCTCAGAGATCATCCCGAAAAAGAACGGGCGCTGTGGCGTATTTTTGATCGGGTGAGTTTTGAAGAAGGCATCGCTGCTGAACGGCTAAAAGATGAGGATGTTCTACTTAAGCTTGACTACCCCAAGTACTTCGATCTGCTAAATGTACCCTTGCCTGATGGTCATGTGGCCATCCTTGACGCGCTTCAACGCGACCGGTTGATCGCGCTCAGCGAGGCGGGCGGCTTCAATATTACAAATCTGGGAGCGATTCTCTTTGCGAAAAATCTTGGCGACTTCCCTCGGCTGAAGCGCAAGGCCATTCGGGTTATCCAGTACGTCGGTACGGGACGCATTGAGACTCTGAGAGAATACGAATACACAAAAGGCTATGCCGCTGGCTTTGATGAACTGATCGGTTATATTGACGCACAACTGCCAGCAAATGAAGTCATCGGACAAGCACGACGCAAGACGGTACGAGCATTTCCCGAGTTGGCTGTACGCGAATTAGTGGCAAACATGCTCATCCATCAGGACTTTTTCGCAACGGGGGCAGGGCCTATGGTGGAGATTTTTGAAGGCCGCATCGAGATTACGAATCCCGGCGAGCCGCTGGTGGATACTCAGCGTTTCCTCGATAGCCCTCCGACATCTCGCAATGAAGTAATAGCCTCGCTCATGCGTCGCTTTCGGATTTGTGAGGAGCGGGGTAGTGGGATTGACAAAGTAGCTATAGAAGTTGAGCGTTACCAACTTCCTGCGCCGATTTTTGAGGTCCCACCGAACTTCACGCGGGTTGTACTCTTTGCTCACAAGGCCCTGTCCGACATGGATAAGGCAGATCGGGTGCGTGCCTGCTACCTGCACGCCTGCCTACAATACGTGAATCGAGATTTTCTGACTAACGCATCTCTAAGAGTACGGTTCGGTGTCAAGGAGAACTACAGGTCAGTCGTGTCGCGCTACATTCGGGAAGCCGTGGACGCAAGTAAGCTCAAGGCATTTGATGAGCAGGCTGCCCGTAAAATGAAGAAGTATTTGCCTTTTTGGGCCTGA
- a CDS encoding HAD family hydrolase, protein MGYTAQVREFTMACNDSLPAHPQNMTAEGIAFIRQMVNDEMDELMDAQTVTEQADALVDAIYYICDFAVRNGINLDPLFDIVHNANMQKVVNGKVIRREDGKILKPEGWEDPAPKLIQEMTRQTREGGFDEK, encoded by the coding sequence ATGGGATACACTGCTCAAGTGCGCGAATTTACAATGGCCTGTAACGATTCCCTGCCAGCGCATCCGCAAAACATGACAGCAGAAGGCATCGCATTCATAAGACAAATGGTCAACGATGAAATGGACGAATTAATGGACGCGCAAACCGTCACAGAACAGGCCGACGCGCTCGTCGATGCAATTTACTACATCTGCGATTTTGCCGTACGCAACGGCATCAACCTCGACCCGCTCTTCGACATCGTCCACAACGCCAACATGCAAAAAGTCGTAAACGGAAAAGTCATTCGCCGAGAAGACGGCAAAATACTCAAACCCGAAGGCTGGGAAGACCCCGCCCCCAAACTCATCCAGGAAATGACCCGCCAGACGCGTGAAGGCGGATTTGACGAAAAATAG